The DNA window TGGCGCTCGATCCAAGCGCCACGGTTCCGAAGTTGTAGCTCGCCGGGTTGACGGAGCACGCCGGTTGTCCAGTGGTCGCGCCTGTGGCAAAACTGTATGCGCCTGAGTATGCGGATGTTCCGCCTGAGTTGGAGGCGCTCACATGCCAGTAGTACGTTGTGCCGTTCGAAAGGCCGCTTACGGAAGAAGACGTTGCGGTCAGGCCATTCTGGTCCACGACGACCGGCGAGAAGGTGGAGCTCGTCGAAACCTGCAGATGGTACGAAGTGGCGCCCGAGGAAGCGTTCCAGCTGAGTGTCGGGGCCACGGACTGATTCGTGGCGCCGTTTGCAGGGGAAGCGAGCACGGGAGCGGCAGGCGGCGGGGGCGGTGTGCCGCCGACGGTTTGCTGTGTCCAGCTTGCTCCGCCATTGACCGTCCGGATGATCGTGGTGCCGTGATCGCCGACCACCAATCCGTTGTTCGCATCGATGAACGAGACGTCAGACCAGTTTGCGATGGCGAGGCTCTGGCTCGTCCAGCTTGCGCCGCCGTTATTCGTGTGAAGGATCGTCCCGCCGTTTCCGACTGCCCATCCGTTGTTTGCGTCGACGAAGCAGACCGCGTTCAGGTAGCCCGTGATGCCGCTCGTCTGTCTGACCCAGGTAGATCCGCCGTCTGTCGTTCTGAGTATCGTTCCGTTGACTCCGACGCAGGTTCCCGTCGAAAGGCTGGTGAAGGAGACGCCATAGATGTCGTTTCCGCCCGCGCCCGACTGCTGAGTCCAGGTCGCGCCGGCGTTCGTCGTCCTCATGATAACTCCCAGATCGCCGACGACTGTGGCGGTATTTGCATCGATATAGGCGACATTATCGAGAGTCGAAAGGACTCCCGTGACAATATTCTGCCAGGTTGCGCCGCCGTCGTTGGTATGAACGAGATGCCCGCCGTACCCTACCGCGAACCCGTTATTTGCGTCCGCAAATCCCACACCGATCATGGGGAGGGCTGTGCCCGTCAATTGTGAGCCCCAGCTGGAGCCGGAGTTTCCGGTATGCACGACTGTTTGCGTGCCGCTGACCGGATCGCCGCCCACCACTGTTCCAGTGCTTGAGCTTGGGAAAGCAAGGGCGAACAAATAGGTCGAGGTGCCGCTTGGCTGCGTGGCCCAGGTGATTCCACCGTCGTTCGAGCGGAGGATCGTTCCGGCTGATCCGACTGCCACGGCAGTCGTCGAATTGATGTATTTGACCCCGGAGAGGGTCGCCTGCCCGTTCGCATGGTATCCCGCAAGGGTCAGAATGAAGCTTATCGTCATCAGTCTCAGCGTATTGGTCATTTTGGTAGCCCTTTTTGTTTGATTAAAATTACTACCCAAATATGCCCTCAAAACGAGGCTGATACAATCGGGAAATCCCCCGGGTCGACTCAGTAATTTCCCTACACCCGACCCTCCATACCCCTAGAAAGAGGCACTTCCAACCCGGAGACCTCTAAAGTTGCGTCCTGGGCTTGGTTAGAGGGGTTTTAGTGGATGGGAAAAGGGGTGGAGAGGGGAAGATTAACGAGTATTAATGAAGCCGGTGCGGGACCTTCATTCCGGCATGAAAGAGGGATTTAGCCGGGCTATTCTTGAATTGTCATCCTGAGGGAGCGGAGCGACCGAAGGATCTAGCATCGTACGCCAGAATACCGGAGAGATCCTTCGCTGCGCTCAGGATGACATGGTTTGGGGGAAATTTTGGGAAGAATGAGGCTAAAACAAGGGGAGAAACCCCTTAGGAATTACTTCCCTACGGCGTTGAAACCGAGGGTGACGATGGGAGAGGGTTTGAAGCTTGTGGCCAATTCGAGCTCCCCTTGCAGATACCCGGTTTGGTGCGGTTTCAGGGAGACGACCAGATGGGTTTCCTCGCCCGGTTTCAGCACCTTCTTGGGCTGGCGGACGATCGAAAGCTGTGAATCCTTCGATTTCACTTTCAGAATCGTAACAGTCTCGGAGGTCACGTTCTTGAGCCGGAAGGTCTTCGTGGAGGCGGAATCGACCTTTACGTTGTAAAAATACATGTATTCCGGATCAGGTTTGAGGACCTCGAGAATATTCACCGAAAAATTGATATTTGCCGGAGATTCAGGATCGTTCGAGACGACCCTGACGGTCTTGCCGATATTTCCCCGATAGGAGCCGATCTTAAAGGTGATGGCCACCTGGGCGGAATCATGAGGAGCGATCCTCTTGGAAGAGCTGAGTGCGGCGGTGCAACCGCACGTCGCAATCACTGTGTCGATACGTAGCGTCTCGTTTCCGAGATTTCTGATCGTGACGGCGTGTTTGACGCTCGTCAGGCCGGAATAGAAGTCGCCGAACTGGATCGCCGAGCCGCCCACAATTTCAAGCTTGGGCTGAGCGAGAAGCGTGGTGAAACCCGCCAACCAGAAGAGGATACCGTATATCAGATGTCGCATAATCTAAAATAAACAATTCACGTGAGTTTATCAACGAATTAGTTAGGCTGCGAGCCCAGGTTTGCTTCAAATCACAGATCTTTTGCTCGATTTTCCCGTTGCGGCGCGGAGCGCCGCGGTATGCGTTCCCACGCAGAGCGTGGGAACGAGGAGTCGGCTTGGTAGGCGCAGGCTTTAGCCTGCGTTTGTTCGGTCTGGCAGGTCGCGCCTACCTCTTCTTGGTCTGTAGAGCCCGCGCCTCGGAGAGGGCGTTTCGGGCGTTTTCCTGGGAGGGATTGATTTCCAATGCTCTCTCATAGTGCGTAATGGCCTCATCGAGCCTCCCCTGCCGCGCGAGGAGAACGCCGAGATTAAAATGCGCATCGGCCTGGTCAGGGTCGATCCGCACGGCCTCCGAGAACTCCCTCGCCGCGTCCGAGTCCTTTCCCTGTATGGCATAGACGATCCCCAGGTTGTTGTGGGCATCCGCATGGTCGGGCTTGAGGCGGATCGCCTCCTGCAAATGGGAAATCGCTTCGTCGAATTTTCCCTGGCGGCCGAGCGCCGCACCGAGGTTGCTCTGCGCGAGAACGAAGTCGGGTTTCAGCCGGATCGCCTCCCTGTAATGGGCGATCGCGGCATCGATTTCTCCCTTTTTTTCGAGCGCGCTCCCAAGGTCGTTGTGGGCCAGGAAATTATTCTCAACGACCTCGACGGCATGCCCAAAGACCGAGCTGTTGTCTTTCCAGTAGGCCGTCTGAGTGGCCGTGAGGTAGATGCACGAAGCGAGGGCGACCAATACCCCTCCCGCGAGCAGTTCCTTCCTGTTGCGCCAGCCGCTGAGGAGGTCGGGAAGCCCCCATGCGATCATGATGAAGAGGCCAATAATAGGCAGATAGGTGTACCGGTCGGCCCTCGCCTGTATCCCCACCTGCACGAGTCCGATGACCGGGACGAGCGTCCCGAGATACCAGAACCAACCCACGGGGAGGTAGGGATAGCGCCGCCCCTTGAGCAGGACAAAACCCGTCACAAGGAGGAGGATGAGCGCCGAAACCCCGGTTGTCCAGAGGGTCAGTGTGCTTCCGGGGTGGGGATAAAAGATCGCGAGACCCGAGGGCCAAAGCGTCTTTTCGATATACACCACATACGACACGATGGCATTTGAAACGCGCGCTCCGAGCGGCAGAAGATCCCGCGTCGACATCGCTCCCCCGCCCTGTTGAACGAGGTAGATCGCGACGCTCGAGATGACGGTGAGCGCAATGAGAGGGATTTTTTCACGAATGACTCTCCCGGTGGAGGATCCGCCGCCCGTACCCTCGCGCGCCTGGGGCTCTTTCGCCGCCCCCGCGGGGTCGCCCGGAAGCCTCAGCCGGTTCAGCGGCCAATAATCGAGAAGGAGCAAGACGAACGGGAGCGTAACGAGCATCTGCTTCGCCATCAGCCCGACCGCGAACGACAGGAGGAGTGCGAGGTAGGTTCCGGTGCTCCGCTTCTCGGCGTAAGCTGCGTAACACCACATTGTGAGGATCCAGAAGAAGCCCGAGAGCACATCCTTCCTCTCGGCGATCCAGGAAACCGATTCCGCATGGAGCGGGTGAAGCGCGAACAGGGCCGCCACAAACGCGCTGGGCCACAACCGGCGCGTCATCCGCCTGAGCGTCAGGAACAGGAGGAGCGCGCTCGCCGCATGAATCCACACGCTTGTGAGATGATGCCCGCCGGGGTCCATCCCGTAGAGCTGGACGTCGATCATGTGCGAAATCCACGTCAGGGGATGCCAGTTCGCGGCATATCCGCTTGTCAGCGCCCAGAGGACAGCCTGGGGGCTGATCCCGTCCCGGATATGGGGATTCCTCGTCACATAATCCGGGTCGTCGTAGGTGAGGAACTCGTGGCCCCTGACCTGCCAGAAGACCGCGAGAGATGACACGACGAGAAAGAGGCATACCGCGAGATTCAATCGCCCCGGGGAGATCGCCCCTGCCGCCTGCTCATGTTTCTGCTTCTGTTTCTGTTTCTTCATCCTACCGGTTCCGGGCGTTATTTCTGGGCATGTCCGGCCTTGAGTTCCGCGAGGTATGCTTCGTCCACTTTGAAACCGAGCGATCCCGCGGTGGCGGCGTCGCGGAGCGCGCTTTGATAATCCCCGCGGGAGTGATAGGCCCGCGACCGCTCATAGTAAGCTGCCGGAAACTTTGGATTCAGCGCGAGGCACGCGTCGAAATCGCTCAGGGCTCCCTCCGCATCGCCGGTATTCGCCCTGGCGAGGCCCCTCCAGTAATAGGGGTTCGGCTGGCGGGTTTCGAAACGGAGATACTCGTCATAATCGCGGATGGCGGAGGCATACTCCTTCTTCACGCTGAGTGCGTTCCCGCGATTCAAATAGGCTTCGGGATAATCGGGCTGGAGTTCGATCGCCCTGTTAAAGTCTGCGAGCGCCTCATCGTACTTCGCCAGGTTAAAATAGACGGCGCCCCTGCTGTTGAGCGTGACCGGCAGGTCGCGCTTTACGGCGAGCGCCTTGTTCAGGTCGGCGAGGGCGAGATCGTACCGCCCCGTCATCAGATAGATGTTTCCCCTGTTACTGAACGCTTCGGTGTCGTCCGGCTTTATTTCGAGGGCTTTATTGTAATCGGCCATCGCAAGGTCGAAGCTCCCCGCGCTCTTATAGGTCAGCGCCCTGTTGTTATACGCCACCGGGACCATGGGATAATTTTTGAGGACATCGGTCCAGAGGGTCAGATTGTCTTTCCACACTTCGCACCTCTCCCGCGTCAGGAAAAAGAGCCAGCCGGCATATCCGAGAAGGAGCATCATCAGGACCGGTTTCAAACGCCGAAACCTCTCCGCCTGGCCCCGCGCGACGGCGTAGTACCCCTGCCCGATGAGGAAAAAGATGCCGATGTAGGGGAGATAGGTGTAGCGGTCCGCGATGATCGCGCTGCCGACCGGGAGAAGCTGGAGAACGAGGACCAGCGTGGCAAAATAGAACAGCACTCCGAACGCGACGTCCCGGGTATGCCGTATCGATTTCCAGACGATCGCCCCTCCGAGAAGCAACACGACGGGCGAGGCGTAATAGATCAGCGGCAGTTGCCCCCCCGCCCTGAGAGGATAGGGATAGAACGCGGAAAGCGGCGGAGGCAGGACCAGTTTCACCAGGTACTCGACCGCCCCGTAACAGGCGAACAGCACGCGCTCATAGAGCGGGAAGAGCGTGATATCCTGGATTGCACCCTTCGCCTGCTGGGCGAAAACGGCGACGACGCCGAACGCAATCGACAGGACGAGGAAAGGCCACTTCTCCGCGATCGTCTTGACGGTGATTCCCTTCCCGAGATAGTAATCGACGAGAAGGAAGACGGCGGGAAGCGTGACGGCCATCCCTTTCGAGAAGAGGGAGAGGACGAAGAGGATCAGCGCGACGGCCAGATACCGCCTGCGATCCCCCTGCGGGCGCAGCGAGAGAACATAGGCGACAAGAGCCCCCAGGTAGAAGAATGAAAAGAGGACGTCCTTCCGCTCGGAAATCCAGGCCACCGACTCCACGTGGAGCGGGT is part of the Bacteroidota bacterium genome and encodes:
- a CDS encoding YCF48-related protein; this translates as MTISFILTLAGYHANGQATLSGVKYINSTTAVAVGSAGTILRSNDGGITWATQPSGTSTYLFALAFPSSSTGTVVGGDPVSGTQTVVHTGNSGSSWGSQLTGTALPMIGVGFADANNGFAVGYGGHLVHTNDGGATWQNIVTGVLSTLDNVAYIDANTATVVGDLGVIMRTTNAGATWTQQSGAGGNDIYGVSFTSLSTGTCVGVNGTILRTTDGGSTWVRQTSGITGYLNAVCFVDANNGWAVGNGGTILHTNNGGASWTSQSLAIANWSDVSFIDANNGLVVGDHGTTIIRTVNGGASWTQQTVGGTPPPPPAAPVLASPANGATNQSVAPTLSWNASSGATSYHLQVSTSSTFSPVVVDQNGLTATSSSVSGLSNGTTYYWHVSASNSGGTSAYSGAYSFATGATTGQPACSVNPASYNFGTVALGSSATTTVTVTNSGTATLTISSIQSTGSNFTVGVSSATLAPGASQTVSITFTPTTKNATVSASINFVSNAPSSPSVAVTGKTGRAAKAITEAAGAEVGSIPVEYSVSQNYPNPFNPTTTISYALPEPSVVRLSVYNALGQEVATLVDGQVGAGSQSVAWNASNRTGSALPSGIYFYRVHATAVSSGKEFSETKRMMLMK
- a CDS encoding DUF1573 domain-containing protein, producing MRHLIYGILFWLAGFTTLLAQPKLEIVGGSAIQFGDFYSGLTSVKHAVTIRNLGNETLRIDTVIATCGCTAALSSSKRIAPHDSAQVAITFKIGSYRGNIGKTVRVVSNDPESPANINFSVNILEVLKPDPEYMYFYNVKVDSASTKTFRLKNVTSETVTILKVKSKDSQLSIVRQPKKVLKPGEETHLVVSLKPHQTGYLQGELELATSFKPSPIVTLGFNAVGK
- a CDS encoding tetratricopeptide repeat protein: MKKQKQKQKHEQAAGAISPGRLNLAVCLFLVVSSLAVFWQVRGHEFLTYDDPDYVTRNPHIRDGISPQAVLWALTSGYAANWHPLTWISHMIDVQLYGMDPGGHHLTSVWIHAASALLLFLTLRRMTRRLWPSAFVAALFALHPLHAESVSWIAERKDVLSGFFWILTMWCYAAYAEKRSTGTYLALLLSFAVGLMAKQMLVTLPFVLLLLDYWPLNRLRLPGDPAGAAKEPQAREGTGGGSSTGRVIREKIPLIALTVISSVAIYLVQQGGGAMSTRDLLPLGARVSNAIVSYVVYIEKTLWPSGLAIFYPHPGSTLTLWTTGVSALILLLVTGFVLLKGRRYPYLPVGWFWYLGTLVPVIGLVQVGIQARADRYTYLPIIGLFIMIAWGLPDLLSGWRNRKELLAGGVLVALASCIYLTATQTAYWKDNSSVFGHAVEVVENNFLAHNDLGSALEKKGEIDAAIAHYREAIRLKPDFVLAQSNLGAALGRQGKFDEAISHLQEAIRLKPDHADAHNNLGIVYAIQGKDSDAAREFSEAVRIDPDQADAHFNLGVLLARQGRLDEAITHYERALEINPSQENARNALSEARALQTKKR
- a CDS encoding tetratricopeptide repeat protein codes for the protein MPRKDKNKRGTSPAEPLKRRLLLLGIVLGLTILSFAPALTDGFTNWDDPGYVLENLSIRDLSGSGVKTIFSSYVEGNYHPLTMLSLAVEYHFFQLNPAVYHVTNVLLHLLNTALVFWFIMLLTGRLETATITALLFGIHPLHVESVAWISERKDVLFSFFYLGALVAYVLSLRPQGDRRRYLAVALILFVLSLFSKGMAVTLPAVFLLVDYYLGKGITVKTIAEKWPFLVLSIAFGVVAVFAQQAKGAIQDITLFPLYERVLFACYGAVEYLVKLVLPPPLSAFYPYPLRAGGQLPLIYYASPVVLLLGGAIVWKSIRHTRDVAFGVLFYFATLVLVLQLLPVGSAIIADRYTYLPYIGIFFLIGQGYYAVARGQAERFRRLKPVLMMLLLGYAGWLFFLTRERCEVWKDNLTLWTDVLKNYPMVPVAYNNRALTYKSAGSFDLAMADYNKALEIKPDDTEAFSNRGNIYLMTGRYDLALADLNKALAVKRDLPVTLNSRGAVYFNLAKYDEALADFNRAIELQPDYPEAYLNRGNALSVKKEYASAIRDYDEYLRFETRQPNPYYWRGLARANTGDAEGALSDFDACLALNPKFPAAYYERSRAYHSRGDYQSALRDAATAGSLGFKVDEAYLAELKAGHAQK